In the genome of Myxocyprinus asiaticus isolate MX2 ecotype Aquarium Trade chromosome 45, UBuf_Myxa_2, whole genome shotgun sequence, the window agatcaatatttaagtcctttttttttttaaccataaatctccactttcactttctttcacattttgaaagtgaaagtgaagatttatggcctttatgtgatttttggagcttcaaagttctggtcaccatttacttgcattgtaaggacctacagagctgagatattctaaaaatcttcatttgtgttctgcagaagaaagaaagtcatacacttctgggatggcatgagggtgagtaaatgatgagagatttttcatttttcagtaaactatccatttaagtgcTCATCGTCGCTTGGTGCTGCTTCCCACGTGGTTCATACTTCTGCTCATCTGAGGAAAGTGCACATTTGGAGTTCTGGCAGTCGGGCCGTAGAGGCCCAAGTTTCTTGCAGCAATGGACCTGCGAGGCGTTTTTATGCAGGGGAAAGGGGAGAAGATCTGCTGTGGTTGTGAAGATTCTCCCGCTAAGCTTGAGGGGCTTCTTCTGAGGGAACCTCCACTTTCTGAGCTGGAAGAGTCTGAACCTGGACGGCGAGTGGATGGGAGTGGAGTTGGAGCTGTGGGATTGGGCTCCATTCTTGGTTGGGGTTCTAGTGATGGAGGTGGTGTAGGTGGCTCTGGGTCAGTTGAGGTTGGAGAAGCTGGTTCTGGCAAAGGTTCCAGCTCCAGAGAAGACAGCTGGTTCTCGATCGGTTGGATTTCCTGTTCTTCTCCAGAGCTGTGGTCTTGCAGAGAGCTTTCAGCCACCAGAGTCACTTCTTCACACGTCTCATCTTGCTCTTCAGGTGCAGTCTTTTTGTCCTCCTTTTGATCTTCCACCCTTCCTTCCTCACTTTTTTTCTCATCTTCCTCTCCAGGTGCTCCTTCCGCTGTGCTCTCGCTCTGTTTTGGAGATTGATCGTTTTCTAGTTCCAGAGAATTGTCAAAGCCGAGCTGGGCCCGTGCTCGGGCGATGTTCCTCTGATGCGTGCGCACATGCGTGCGCCAGGGGGAATGGAACCTCACCCGGGACACCTGATCCTGGCTTGGGGTGGAATGGGATTGGGGCAAAGGGTGCATTCCTCCATTATGGATGAATCCGTTTTTTGAGGATCTTTCACCAGGCCTGGGCTTCCTACCAAGAAGAAGATGGTTGACCACAGGGGATGGACCAATTTGGGAGGCAAGGATACTTGTGGCTGGACATTTATCTGTAAAGAACCAATGTCAAAGAGTAAGAAAACTCTAGTATTTGTAAACAGAATGTTAAGTCTTCAATATGCCctcaaggggcgctatagcaatattcccctaaaaaaaaaaagacattttttgaCAATGAAAATATACATTGCAAAATCTGCACAAATTAAATaatccaaaaatgttaattaaaaagctTTAGCATGTAACAATTCCCTGCAAAGCATGGATCACATAGTGGAAGTCACCTACAATCAATCACCCCAGCCTTCAGCAAAAACATTACTAACAAATGATTACATGATTATTGCATTACCCACCAGCGGACCCAACACCAGCTAAAATATCTAAAGTGGAATCACAGTTTATACCAGTGTTGTGCTTCTGTTGTTTACTGGGTTGATGAGGCTCAATAGTTTCAGCTTCCACTGGAGGTCCTGAGAAAAATGTGACAACACACTGACTAATACTACATATACAGAAATTGTCGGAATGTACCTTTTGCCATAGTTTTGAATTGtgcatctattgttttatcatttaaaacctaacaaacgtctttttgtgaaatgtgtgAAGGGCGCTTGAGCTAcagtatctttctttaaaataaatgccattatattttatattttgttttctaatgcaatgacattcataaacCATAAGTGTGCCATATTTAGTGTTAAATTCAAGTTTAGTGCCCAAATACATAATATGTTGTTTGAAAAGTATGCTTGTGCttcctttctttaaaataaatgacacttagTTTGAATGACATTCATAGGTTTTTAAGTATGTCTTCAGTGTCTAAATACATTCTGTGGCGAGTGCAACACTGGAAAGCATAATAACTAAGAAACTAATACACCTTGATGCCagtgtgttaaaaataaaaaccagcAGCCTGAAAAAATGTAATATGCTCAAACTGAAAATCCATCTCCATATCTTGTCCAAACAAGTCTATCAATACGGTCCTTCTACCTGCATTAGCGTTCTGGTTCATTTGAGTGAATTGGCTCGTTCGGACGGTTAATTTTATTAAACCGGTTCAAAAATGATTCATAATCGAGTAATCTCTTAAAagagttttcagatatctccgcgCAGAATTTTATGTTCCGTTTTTGTAGTAGAATTGCTGTTTACAGTATTGTCACTATTAGGCTATATGGATTGCATCAAATGTTATAATTCATaataatgttaattattaataatgttaaCAGAATGGGAACAATTAACAACAGTTTTACCCCTAAACAAAGTAATCCATTACATTTGGGATTCGGTTCATCACTAACCTGCATGGATGTAGAGTAGACCGGTCTGCTGCTGTTGTTTCTGTTTGATGCGAGAGTACTGTTTCTTCAGCGCACTGATGTCAGTACTCATGCGCTCCAGCATCATACTGTTAATGGCCGCCTGATGCTCTGCCCGGCCCGCGCCAACCGCCCCAGGACTGAGCTCTGCCATGTTACTGCAATGAGAGCCCTGCTCCACTCTCtgatctgaaaaaataaaaatacatgatcCAATTTGTAAAAATTGGTTTGTGAGTGCAAAAATGTTTGGCAAGTGTTCATGAGTAATTTCTGCATTGGCCCTTTTTCAAACTTCCCGTTGTTTACTTGCACTGAAGTCTGTAATTTAGGAAAGCTGTAATTGTTTTGAACCAACCACCTCAAAAACAACAAGACCTGACAAATGGGTTTAAATGAGTTTGCAGGCAGATTCAAACAGGGTTTGAGGATTTGTGAATCTTGCCAATGTTAGGCTGGCAGTGTAAGCTACAGTGAGCTCATAatgtttgcattagtttatatagTTCGAGTGACTCATAAAATGTTAATCATTAAGAAGAAATTATAACCGTCTCATCCACTTGATACATTCATATAATATCACATTGCAGCATTATCATAATGGGCATTGCAGTGGGACTGTAACAGGTTTAATAGTCTGATGAAATGTAAGCAGAAACAGACCTTTAAGGTgcttttggtatctttggatctCAGGGGACAGAAGTCCGCCGAGAGGCCCCAGGCAGCCCAGGGCAGTAACAAAAGAGTCTTCATTATCCATGTCAGGATCATCATCTTCACTCTCCCATCCATGGAGTGCCTGACTATAAATAGAAATAGTgaaaataacaatataacataTTATTTCTAATAACAAGAagatgatttttacattttctgaagaaaacgtaAGCAGTGATTTCCAGTGCAAAACTCGCGTCAACAATACTCGGGTGTTTTCGGAGGTTGCCCGGACGTTGCTATTCGGTTGCTcattggcccaagtcaaaagagcccaagtttctatgatattccAGTGCCTAGTTATGGCATAGGTCCCTGTTGATCATGTTGATCATCTCTTAATACTTAAACTATAAACATACGCCAACTATCGTCaaaaagttgctttggataaaagcgtatgCTACATTAATGAATGAATCTGCTAAgcgaaataaatgaattttataAATGGGAAACAGTGTTTACACCAgggttattacagtcatggttttaatttgtcatttcaatttagttaagttttcacactttgtctgttagtttgagtttaatttttgtttttcagtgttttctagctttagtttatttagtttttttttttagttttagtattttatgaCTGCCAAAGCTAAAGCATTTAGCAGTTTTATGTTGCCTCCATCTAGCTGCATTTACATGTTTAATTAAGGTGGATTCAAAATGTTATAATATTGGGTGAGGACGGGTAAAGTGGGAAAGTTAAGCTTGATCCCCATTGTGtccatatgtatttccttaaatggTCATAAATCATTACTTAACTACtctttgggaagtaaacaattaactttttgaggttttatattgATGAAATTGATGAGTGCTTCTGTTTTTCATGACCACCAGATGGAAATGCAGTGGTAAAGAAAATTACAGAAATTTGAGATAAATCTTTCATTTTGAATAAATggttgaaaatataataatttatgatGTGCACGTGTAAAGTATAATTCTAaataatttgtagatatttttttatagaatcttttttttctctgtccCACTTTGACTAAGGTAGgggacatcctaagctttctataaAGGTATAATATCAGGTCATGTAGCATTTGAATCATAACAAAGTGCCAAGAAAACTGAggtttccaaaagt includes:
- the tbc1d30 gene encoding TBC1 domain family member 30 isoform X3, producing MKQERVVSSKRSRGCVKRQNAGAGVGNIISNVLKKRNGISRKAPRLLCTLEPGVDTRLKFTIEPSLGKNGFQQWYDALKAVARLPAGIPKEWRKRVWLTLADQYLHSISIDWEKTMRFAFNDRSNPDDDSLGIQIVKDLHRTGCSSYCGQEAEQDRVVLKRVLLAYARWNKTVGYCQGFNVLAALILEVMEGNEGDALKVMIYLIDKVLPDSYFANNLRALSVDMAVFRDLLRLKLPELSQHLHHLQKVANREGGGSYEPPLTNVFTMQWFLTMFATCLPHYTVLKIWDSVFFEGSEMLLRVALAIWAKLGERVEECQTADEFYSTMGCLTQEMLEHNLIDSNELMQTVYSMAPFPFPQLAELREKYTYNITPFPAPVRANSSQALHGWESEDDDPDMDNEDSFVTALGCLGPLGGLLSPEIQRYQKHLKDQRVEQGSHCSNMAELSPGAVGAGRAEHQAAINSMMLERMSTDISALKKQYSRIKQKQQQQTGLLYIHAGPPVEAETIEPHQPSKQQKHNTDKCPATSILASQIGPSPVVNHLLLGRKPRPGERSSKNGFIHNGGMHPLPQSHSTPSQDQVSRVRFHSPWRTHVRTHQRNIARARAQLGFDNSLELENDQSPKQSESTAEGAPGEEDEKKSEEGRVEDQKEDKKTAPEEQDETCEEVTLVAESSLQDHSSGEEQEIQPIENQLSSLELEPLPEPASPTSTDPEPPTPPPSLEPQPRMEPNPTAPTPLPSTRRPGSDSSSSESGGSLRRSPSSLAGESSQPQQIFSPFPCIKTPRRSIAARNLGLYGPTARTPNVHFPQMSRSMNHVGSSTKRR
- the tbc1d30 gene encoding TBC1 domain family member 30 isoform X4, which encodes MKQERVVSSKRSRGCVKRQNAGAGVGNIISNVLKKRNGISRKAPRLLCTLEPGVDTRLKFTIEPSLGKNGFQQWYDALKAVARLPAGIPKEWRKRVWLTLADQYLHSISIDWEKTMRFAFNDRSNPDDDSLGIQIVKDLHRTGCSSYCGQEAEQDRVVLKRVLLAYARWNKTVGYCQGFNVLAALILEVMEGNEGDALKVMIYLIDKVLPDSYFANNLRALSVDMAVFRDLLRLKLPELSQHLHHLQKVANREGGGSYEPPLTNVFTMQWFLTMFATCLPHYTVLKIWDSVFFEGSEMLLRVALAIWAKLGERVEECQTADEFYSTMGCLTQEMLEHNLIDSNELMQTVYSMAPFPFPQLAELREKYTYNITPFPAPVRANSSQALHGWESEDDDPDMDNEDSFVTALGCLGPLGGLLSPEIQRYQKHLKDQRVEQGSHCSNMAELSPGAVGAGRAEHQAAINSMMLERMSTDISALKKQYSRIKQKQQQQTGLLYIHADKCPATSILASQIGPSPVVNHLLLGRKPRPGERSSKNGFIHNGGMHPLPQSHSTPSQDQVSRVRFHSPWRTHVRTHQRNIARARAQLGFDNSLELENDQSPKQSESTAEGAPGEEDEKKSEEGRVEDQKEDKKTAPEEQDETCEEVTLVAESSLQDHSSGEEQEIQPIENQLSSLELEPLPEPASPTSTDPEPPTPPPSLEPQPRMEPNPTAPTPLPSTRRPGSDSSSSESGGSLRRSPSSLAGESSQPQQIFSPFPCIKTPRRSIAARNLGLYGPTARTPNVHFPQMSRSMNHVGSSTKRR